From the Phyllobacterium sp. T1293 genome, the window GTGACGGGCGCGCCTATGTTAGTGTCGCGCCGCGGTCGGTGCTTTTGTCATTGTCCGCAGCGGGTGTCGACTTGCTCTAAACCGAATTATTCGGCGGCCTGAAGCCTTTCGCGGCTTGCCTTGTGCGCACGCGCGGCATCGCCAAAGGCAGCGAAAATCTTGCGCGAAGGGCTGTCGGTTTTCACCCAGTATTCCGGGTGCCATTGCACGCCAACGGCAAATCCGCGGGCTTTCTTGACCGATACGGCCTCAATGGTTCCATCCTCAGCCACGGCTTCGATATCGAGCTGGGCGGCGGGCTGGTCGATGGCCTGTCTGTGTACGGAATTGACCTGAACCGTGTCCGACTGCATCACATTGGCAAGGCATGAGCCGGGCTTGATGCGCACGGGATGGCGGATGGCGAAGCGCTCAGCCTGTTCGGCGGACTGAGGCGCGCGGTGATCCATACGGCCGTCGAGTTCCTGTATTTCCGTGGCGAGTGTTCCGCCAAGGGCGACGTTCAGTTCCTGAATGCCACGGCAAATGGCAAGCAGCGGCACGCCGCGCTCAATTGCCCGGCGGATCAAGGGCAATGAAGTTGCATCGCGGGCGGGATCATAGGGTTCATGCGCCTCGGTCGGTTCCACGCCGTAGAGAGAAGGATGCACATTGGATTTGGAGCCTGTAACCAGAACACCATCCACACCGTCAAGAATAGCGTCTATGTCGAGGCCTTCGCCAAAGGAAGGGACGATCAGGGGAATGACACCGGCTGCGTCATAGGCCGCTTTCAAATACTGATCGGGTGCTGCGTGCCACGTATAATTTTCAAAGGCGCGAACGTCTGAGGTGATGGCGACGAGAGGCTGCCGCATGGCGATGCTCCAAATAATAATTCTCTCTGGAATGTAGTGTAATTCGGGTGCGTTTCCAATGGCTGCCGACGGCGGGAGGCATTCCGTCGCAAAAGGTGTTTTTCTGCGGGGATTCACTCTGTTTTAATCAGCGCTTCGTTTGTGTTTTCAGCGGCTGGACTTGAATAGTCGAGCGTGTATGGTGATCTCCAGACCGGGAGCAATGGACAGAAATTGTCCGGGGGGTCTGAAGCGATAAATTCTGGAGGAGAGTATATGGATCGTCGTTCATTTATCAAGAATGCCGGGTTTGCCGGTGCGGGGGTTGCTGCGGCAACCACGCTGGCAGCGCCAGCCATTGCGCAGTCAATGCCGAAGATCACATGGCGCTGTGCGTCATCATTTCCAAAGTCACTGGACACGATTTATGGCGGTGCTGAGGTTCTGTCGAAATATCTGAAAGAGGCAACGGACGGCAATTTTGTCATCCAGCCATTTGCGGCGGGTGAAGTTGTTCCGGGCCTTCAGGCAGCGGACGCTGCCGCAGCGGGTACAGTCGAACTGTGCCACACCGTTGCCTATTATTACTGGGGCAAGGACCCCACCTGGGCTCTGGGTGCAGCCGTGCCATTTGCGCTTAATGCACGCGGTATGAATGCCTGGCAGTATCACGGCGGCGGCATTGACCTGATGAACGAGTTCTTCAACAAGCAGGGATTGCAGGCCTATCCGGGTGGCAATACCGGCGTGCAGATGGGTGGCTGGTTCCGCAAGGAAATCAAGACTGTTGATGACCTCAAGGGTCTCAAAATGCGCGTCGGCGGTTTTGCTGGCAAGGTGCTCGAAAAGCTTGGTGTCGTACCGCAGCAGATCGCGGGTGGTGATATCTATCCATCCCTTGAAAAAGGTACGATTGATGCCGC encodes:
- a CDS encoding gamma-glutamyl-gamma-aminobutyrate hydrolase family protein, with translation MRQPLVAITSDVRAFENYTWHAAPDQYLKAAYDAAGVIPLIVPSFGEGLDIDAILDGVDGVLVTGSKSNVHPSLYGVEPTEAHEPYDPARDATSLPLIRRAIERGVPLLAICRGIQELNVALGGTLATEIQELDGRMDHRAPQSAEQAERFAIRHPVRIKPGSCLANVMQSDTVQVNSVHRQAIDQPAAQLDIEAVAEDGTIEAVSVKKARGFAVGVQWHPEYWVKTDSPSRKIFAAFGDAARAHKASRERLQAAE
- a CDS encoding TRAP transporter substrate-binding protein, which encodes MDRRSFIKNAGFAGAGVAAATTLAAPAIAQSMPKITWRCASSFPKSLDTIYGGAEVLSKYLKEATDGNFVIQPFAAGEVVPGLQAADAAAAGTVELCHTVAYYYWGKDPTWALGAAVPFALNARGMNAWQYHGGGIDLMNEFFNKQGLQAYPGGNTGVQMGGWFRKEIKTVDDLKGLKMRVGGFAGKVLEKLGVVPQQIAGGDIYPSLEKGTIDAAEWVGPYDDEKLGFQKVAPFYYYPGWWEGGPTVSFMVNKQKWDSLPPSYQSLFRTAAQATDANMLQKYDYVNPPAIKRLVAGGAQLRPFSPEILNACFEAANGVYAEIEASNPGFKKIWDSIKAFRNEHFLYAQVAEYTFDTFMMVQQRNGKL